The DNA segment CGACTCCGAAGGGCCAAACCTTCATCGTCCGAGCAGCACCGCTCCAGAGAACTCCCCTACAACGAGCCCCCTTCGCGTTCAGGACACACAGCCGTAAGAAAACGCCTGTAAACCCACAGCCAACCGCACCAGCCCCACGCAAAGCAGGGCCCCGCGACAACCGCGGGGCCCTGCTCAAGCACCGGCCTACAGGTGCTTGTACACGTCCTCAAGCTCCAACCCACGCGCCAGCATCAGCACCTGCACGTGGTAGAGCAGCTGCGAGATCTCCTCAGCCGTCCGGTCGCCGTCCTCGTACTCGGCGGCCATCCAGACCTCGGCGGCCTCCTCGACGATCTTCTTGCCGATGGCGTGCACGCCCAGGCCGAGCAGCTCCACCGTGCGGGAGCCCTCCTCGCCGCGTTCGGCCTTGGCGGTCAGTTCGCCGAACAAGGTCTCGAACGTCTTGGCCGTGATCGGGACCGCGGTTCCCACTCGTACCTCCACGGGTTCGTCGGCTGTGGGCGAGGCGTTCACCGCTTCGCGCCGATCTTCTTCAGTACCAGGGCGGTCGAGACCGCGGCCTCCACGGCCTCGCGGCCCTTGTCCTCCCGGGAGCCGGCCAGGCCCGCGCGGTCCAGGGCCTGCTGCTCGGTGTCGCAGGTGAGCAGGCCGAAGCCGATCGGGACGCCGGTGTCCAGGGCCAC comes from the Catenulispora sp. MAP5-51 genome and includes:
- a CDS encoding phosphoribosyl-ATP diphosphatase, with the translated sequence MTAKTFETLFGELTAKAERGEEGSRTVELLGLGVHAIGKKIVEEAAEVWMAAEYEDGDRTAEEISQLLYHVQVLMLARGLELEDVYKHL